A part of Manduca sexta isolate Smith_Timp_Sample1 chromosome 10, JHU_Msex_v1.0, whole genome shotgun sequence genomic DNA contains:
- the LOC115444359 gene encoding brefeldin A-inhibited guanine nucleotide-exchange protein 3 isoform X3, producing MPSQLLCATTSVMYQLPDTQVQIFRMYLSLALSPRRTLNGRLCVWACGRCAEAAAAAHHVAAAARAAAAQALRAYCAQLDEECQELLSEGSPLGRNHIVAVGCYSEVIPVIQYLCSRLSETQQIPKQNPLALFFLDCLLTLMSSLSERVSDNSHFTTFLWQKFCPSLISFLGTPRVDKNIKSREHEGHSVDDSGRGSGALNSAPSFNNKQAKAIYSIANQLVRLVGGLPGLRPVLEALYHRMLLYPAAAHRLDALRSARELLQARRLARLVLLLDARLDARLERHERSDDMAILRLIMDGIEECGRSGNPDIVAAAVECVVSLLDALEKLCSGTEEYLSPEVVSLILQHWPKLQDADYTGPLTYQTLARLPSPYRDVVAVLQSNEPKEHDSSDTSGPENISSGSDGEADSDADNVFLPTRASNPTCNDTNKITLNDKTKAVPRTLNLGRCTITECNVDLERHNARQFVKTLQNTLLPKLLNLRTCIEVDEAMQEFASKCCQHNAAQPPATSCIMNADGVYLATYEALLLTLKQRRTNYYSDPTVNKVQVSMTEDEFVEEVQGSGVLVYLSATWLRELYQQILANDLLKDAPLSDHPLIHLLSDLGGLDQSPVMSDWQKLKEVSMLYNNTNDSPQQQASLRWARRILTCIWDSMVTVLSVPLTGYRNKKQKLHGIISKKINTFGKRKRIAWEGLTIQCLEGLHKAARVSNTLSLQNRCSSILALLANSAISQPPNGKILSTHALSLDILITGGLELGSKAHECWEHIFAACQYVSSFEHALFGHQGNNATPIVTMQTGRNKTVSILQADAKLGLDGRDDETCVDVFNFLQPVLENHLNNDMSVAKIVETCRQEGGNVISGSGAARVCCALSAAADTLFTRLAATTTLPTLRAALQRLVAHQHRLLFSSWEQDIANNNATWWRRGSNNRGAGGGGEAVRALCRGGDVALRCLRAARPLAHRMAIWTVVGPHFMQAACHKDIQISSLAIQCLHDCATALLNQQVELPHFHFNEALLKPFENLLCLELCDDDIQEQIISCICEFVETNRMEIRSGWRPLFNTLRAANNANQYSAILEIFKVFLSTDNTLVFANAALDCILCLLSHIKGLHYEEVQATEVKPKKTTTPTQSKPNLSLKFSKNSKFIPLSEEKSEKVIVDMCREALYHLESCADILTMMYNMPKCPIFNTGNRIKGDLPLSVVDPIIPSTSLDITKYVTNEHCEEELISYKKLSTSLPPSNTTNNCLLKLDKPSNILKVWYVLIEGLISATVVCSKKNQPAAMETLFKLLRNIVDVPGTHFGLHCINHILLPTVQNWLRQIANVNTHWDSVMPNFKQCCGLTTDTIVVYLHHLQQINVERSTTTDKGEVIEIEPFESTEATFALKQIMLILVECIAQPQEPIARLGASCIRHIILTSGHLLTDNQWEVVCTSLHRACNVSLTPLKQLTYAFKENSNSFYGDLAIVKVAARRDCSVNDNVRLHAMAQQVFLTEQLKGESHAKATSKNSSQNLMLIDDRSYIFLIYLQESINSLNPELYTVRIPHRGLVVGLLAHQILIQIIATVLIQASSDVFHGINSILLESLKTGANICNYKFFLSCDNVDLLLKSLELSFRRAMQFDTRPGLKFLVQKVSNLDHAANLYKQTTSSWLIKIIALTEIFFSGVHRFKLKATDISIILHNYTTSLNLTLEYDQFVTKIFDLKNTWELLCNSYVKHLINVSDFDDPDTIKDRMSCSSIDSDSSSNQYERYYAQNTAAMSGENNADCKDNENKKDEENIDKPNRKPFTFADFKANSQTTVKVDVHAENDSPANNVGSGDEASASSDNEVTKEIKDRTESPVIKTINVIEHPESPIKEQKLSTSDSIEKRIDGRKVNITICDGGLQEKPKNIEPLIPPQPVPPEIEQQRAVSISKDTEVQRNCFQNILTAYLELVLTFSLDRFQLIHPVLQGGFVQLAKTVTDPQLLDRINIFFDKKDLSEFNYK from the exons ATGCCCTCGCAGTTGCTGTGCGCGACCACTTCGGTCATGTACCAACTACCAGACACTCAG GTGCAAATATTCCGCATGTATCTCTCCCTGGCTCTGTCGCCTCGTCGCACACTAAACGGGCGGCTGTGTGTGTGGGCGTGCGGGCGGTGTGCGGAGGCGGCGGCCGCGGCGCACCACGTGGCCGCTGCCGCCCGGGCCGCTGCGGCACAGGCCTTGAGGGCTTACTGTGCACAGCTGG ATGAAGAATGTCAAGAACTGTTGTCAGAAGGCTCTCCCCTGGGCAGGAACCACATAGTAGCGGTGGGTTGTTACAGCGAAGTGATTCCAGTCATACAGTACTTATGCAGCAGACTGTCCGAGACTCAACA AATCCCTAAACAAAACCCGCTAGCTCTTTTCTTCCTGGATTGCTTATTGACTTTGATGTCAAGTTTATCTGAACGAGTAAGCGACAATTCACACTTCACAACGTTCCTGTGGCAGAAGTTTTGTCCTTCGCTCATATCTTTCTTAGGAACTCCTCGAGTGgacaaaaacattaaatcaaG AGAGCACGAAGGCCATTCAGTGGATGATTCAGGAAGAGGCTCTGGCGCCCTGAATTCAGCTCCAAGTTTCAACAATAAACAAGCTAAAGCTATTTACAG CATAGCGAACCAGCTGGTCCGCCTGGTGGGCGGGCTGCCGGGGCTGCGGCCGGTGCTGGAGGCGCTGTACCACCGCATGCTGCTGTACCCGGCGGCGGCGCACCGCCTGGACGCGCTGCGCAGCGCGCGCGAGCTGCTGCAGGCGCGGCGCCTCGCGCGGCTCGTGTTGCTGCTCGACGCGCGGCTCGACGCGAGGCTCGAGCGCCACGAGCGCAGTGACGACATGGCTATACTACGCCT AATAATGGACGGGATAGAAGAATGTGGGCGCAGCGGTAATCCAGACATCGTAGCAGCCGCCGTAGAATGCGTAGTGTCTCTACTGGATGCTCTAGAGAAACTATGCTCTGGAACTGAGGAGTATCTATCACCAGAAGTCGTTTCACTCATACTGCAGCATTGGCCGAAGTTACAGGACGCGGATTACACAGGACCACTGACGTACCAGACTTTAGCTAGACTGCCTAGTCCTTacag AGATGTCGTTGCTGTACTTCAAAGTAATGAACCAAAGGAACACGATTCTTCAG ACACATCGGGACCAGAAAACATAAGTTCCGGCAGCGATGGTGAAGCAGATTCGGATGCTGATAATGTCTTCCTACCGACCAGAGCCAGCAACCCGACTTGTAATGATACTAACAAGATAACACTCAATGACAAAACCAAAGCTGTGCCGAGGACGTTGAATCTTGGCAG ATGTACCATAACAGAGTGCAATGTCGACCTAGAGAGACATAACGCGAGGCAGTTTGTGAAAACCTTACAAAACACATTGCTACCAAAACTGCTGAACCTCAGGACTTGTATAGAG GTAGACGAAGCGATGCAAGAGTTCGCGTCCAAGTGTTGCCAACACAACGCGGCGCAGCCTCCCGCCACCTCGTGCATCATGAACGCTGATGGCGTCTACCTCGCCACTTACGAAGCCTTGTTGTTGACTTTGAAGCAAAGGAGGACTAATTACTATAGTGATCCTACGGTAAAT AAAGTTCAAGTATCAATGACAGAAGACGAGTTCGTGGAGGAGGTCCAAGGTAGTGGAGTGCTGGTGTACTTGTCAGCGACGTGGCTCCGAGAGCTGTACCAACAGATATTAGCGAACGACTTGTTGAAGGATGCTCCACTATCTGATCATCCGCTAATCCACTTGTTGTCAG ATCTGGGTGGGTTAGACCAAAGCCCCGTGATGTCTGACTGGCAAAAACTGAAGGAAGTTTCAATGTTGTACAACAACACGAATGATTCGCCACAACAACAGGCGAGTTTACGATGGGCAAGGAG aattcTTACGTGCATATGGGATTCGATGGTAACAGTATTGAGCGTGCCACTAACAGGCTACAGGAACAAGAAGCAGAAGTTGCACGGCATCATATCGAAGAAGATCAATACGTTCGGTAAAAGGAAACGAATTGCGTGGGAGGGTCTCACGATACAGTGCTTGGAGGGACTGCACAAG GCAGCAAGAGTGAGCAACACTTTAAGTTTGCAAAACCGATGCAGCAGTATTCTGGCTTTATTAGCAAACTCAGCTATATCGCAACCACCCAATGGCAAAATATTATCAACGCATGCTCTCTCGCTGGATATACTGATTACAG GTGGTCTAGAGCTTGGTTCCAAAGCTCACGAATGCTGGGAGCACATATTCGCAGCGTGTCAGTACGTGTCGAGTTTCGAACATGCTCTGTTTGGACACCAGGGTAACAATGCTACACCGATAGTCACCATGCAGACTGGCAGGAACAAGACAGTGTCGATACTGCAGGCTGATGCGAAATTAGGACTGGATGGCAGGGATGATGAGACTTG CGTAGATGTTTTCAACTTTTTACAACCAGTACTTGAAAATCATCTGAATAATGACATGTCAGTCGCTAAAATTGTCGAAACATGTCGTCAAGAG GGTGGTAACGTGATATCAGGTTCGGGCGCGGCCCGAGTGTGCTGCGCCTTGTCCGCCGCCGCCGACACACTGTTCACACGACTCGCCGCCACCACCACACTACCCACTTTACGAGCTGCTCTACAGAGGCTGGTGGCGCATCAGCATAGACTG CTATTCTCATCATGGGAGCAAGACATAGCGAACAACAACGCGACGTGGTGGCGTCGCGGAAGTAATAACCGCGGGGCGGGGGGAGGGGGCGAGGCAGTCAGGGCCCTCTGTCGGGGAGGGGACGTGGCACTCCGCTGTCTAAGGGCTGCGAGACCCTTGGCGCACCGCATGGCGATATGGACCGTTGTAGGACCGCACTTTATGCAG GCAGCCTGTCACAAGGACATACAAATTTCAAGCCTAGCGATACAATGTCTCCACGATTGTGCCACAGCACTTCTGAACCAGCAAGTGGAATTACCGCATTTCCACTTCAACGAAGCACTGTTGAAACCCTTCGAAAACCTTCTTTGTCTAGAGCTTTGTGATGATGACATtcag GAACAAATTATTTCTTGCATCTGTGAATTCGTTGAAACAAACAGAATGGAAATCAGGTCGGGATGGAGGCCATTGTTTAACACTCTACGTGCTGCTAACAACGCTAATCAATACTCTGCTATTCTAGAAATTTTCAAAGTGTTTCTCAGCACCGATAATACTTTGGTCTTCGCTAATGCAGCACTCGATTGCATTTTATGTCTCCTGAGTCATATTAAAGGTTTACATTACGAAGAAGTACAAGCTACTGAAGTCAAACCGAAAAAAACAACTACTCCAACGCAATCGAAACCGAATCTCAGTTTGAAATTCTCAAAGAATAGCAAATTTATTCCACTAAGCGAGGAGAAATCGGAGAAGGTCATAGTTGATATGTGTAGAGAGGCATTGTATCACTTGGAGAGTTGTGCAGATATTTTAACTATGATGTACAATATGCCTAAATGCCCCATATTCAACACAGGAAACAGAATTAAAGGAGATCTACCACTATCTGTCGTTGATCCTATAATACCCAGCACGTCTTTAGATATTACTAAATATGTGACCAATGAGCATTGCGAAGAAGAATTAATTTCTTACAAAAAACTTTCCACAAGTCTACCGCCATCTAATACAACGAACAATTGTCTGTTGAAATTAGACAAACCAAGTAACATACTGAAAGTCTGGTACGTTTTGATCGAGGGACTGATTTCCGCCACAGTAGTATGTTCCAAGAAAAATCAACCAGCGGCAATGGAAACTCTGTTTAAGTTACTAAGGAATATAGTAGACGTGCCTGGAACTCATTTTGGCCTTCACtgtataaatcatattttattgcctACAGTACAAAATTGGCTGAGGCAGATAGCTAACGTGAACACGCACTGGGATAGTGTGATGCCAAATTTCAAACAATGTTGCGGCTTAACTACAGACACCATTGTGGTGTATTTGCAccatttacaacaaataaacgTTGAAAGATCCACTACAACTGACAAAGGAGAAGTAATAGAGATTGAACCATTTGAAAGCACTGAAGCGACATTTGCATTGAAGCAAATTATGCTGATTTTAGTGGAATGTATTGCGCAACCGCAAGAACCTATTGCCAGACTGGGAGCATCGTGTATACGACATATAATATTGACGTCGGGGCATTTATTAACCGACAATCAGTGGGAAGTCGTTTGCACTAGTCTGCATAGAGCGTGCAATGTCAGCTTGACGCCACTGAAACAGTTGACGTATGCTTTTAAAGAAAATTCCAACAGCTTCTATGGCGATTTAGCTATCGTTAAAGTAGCAGCGCGCCGTGATTGCTCAGTGAATGACAACGTGAGACTTCACGCGATGGCTCAACAAGTATTTCTAACTGAACAACTAAAAGGAGAGAGTCACGCGAAAGCAACATCTAAAAATTCTTCACAAAACTTAATGCTCATTGATGACAGAAGCTACATCTTCCTCATCTATTTACAAGAGTCTATCAATTCTCTGAATCCAGAGTTGTATACTGTCAGGATTCCCCACAGAGGGTTAGTTGTAGGATTACTTGCACACCAAATATTAATTCAGATAATCGCAACCGTTCTAATTCAAGCATCATCGGATGTATTTCACGGAATCAACAGTATTCTATTGGAGAGTTTAAAAACTGGtgcaaatatttgcaattaCAAATTCTTCTTGAGCTGTGATAATGTTGACTTATTATTGAAAAGTTTAGAATTGTCTTTTAGAAGGGCAATGCAATTTGATACGAGACCAGGACTAAAGTTTTTGGTACAAAAAGTATCAAATTTGGACCACGCTGCAAATTTGTACAAACAAACAACATCGTCCTGGCTAATCAAAATTATCGCTCTGACGGAAATATTCTTCAGCGGTGTCCATAGATTTAAATTGAAGGCAACAGacatatcaataattttacacaattatacTACATCATTAAATTTGACTCTTGAGTACGACCAATTTGTGACCAAAATATTCGACTTAAAAAATACTTGGGAACTACTGTGCAACAGTTACGTGAAACATTTAATTAACGTGTCTGATTTTGACGACCCAGACACAATTAAAGACCGAATGTCGTGCAGTTCTATAGACAGCGACTCGTCTTCTAATCAATATGAAAGATATTATGCTCAAAATACAGCTGCTATGTCTGGAGAAAATAATGCTGATTGTAaagataatgaaaataaaaaagatgaagAAAACATAGATAAGCCAAATAGAAAACCATTTACTTTCGCAGACTTTAAAGCAAACAGTCAAACAACAGTAAAGGTTGATGTACATGCTGAAAATGACAGTCCAGCCAATAACGTTGGCTCTGGTGACGAGGCTAGCGCATCTTCAGATAATGAAGTTACTAAAGAGATAAAGGACAGAACTGAAAGCCCAGTAATCAAAACTATTAATGTTATTGAGCACCCTGAGAGTCCTATTAAGGAACAGAAGTTGAGTACATCAGACTCCATAGAAAAACGAATAGATGGACGAAAGGTGAACATTACAATATGTGATGGAGGTCTACAAGAGAAACCTAAAAACATTGAACCTTTGATTCCACCACAGCCTGTACCGCCGGAAATAGAGCAGCAAAGAGCAGTCAGCATAAGTAAA GACACTGAAGTACAACGGAACTGCTTCCAAAACATACTAACTGCATATCTGGAACTAGTGTTGACATTTTCCCTCGATCGCTTCCAACTGATCCACCCGGTGCTTCAGGGTGGTTTCGTGCAACTCGCCAAAACAGTCACCGACCCTCAACTGCTTGATagaatcaatatatttttcgaCAAAAAAGACTTAtcagaatttaattataagtga